TCTTCGGCGTGCAGATCGTGGCACCGAGATCCATCATCGCCTGGGCGAAATCGCCGGTGCGCGCGGGCGGCATCAGCGACGCCGCTAGCCGCTTGATTTCCGGCTTGGCCGCCGGCAACGCTTCCTCGACGGCGAACAGCCGGCTCACCACGCGTTCGACATTGCCGTCGACGGGCACCGCCGGCAGATCGAATGCGATGGCGCCGATCGCCGCCGCGGTGTAGTCGCCGATGCCCGGCAGAGCGCGCAGCGCCTCGAGATCGGCCGGGAAAACGCCGCCATGGCGCTCGACCACCGCGATGGCGCAGGCATGCAGATTGCGGGCGCGGGCGTAATAGCCGAGGCCGGCCCAGGCGCGCAGCACGTCATCGAGCGCGGCTTCGGCCAGCTTTTCGACGTTCGGCCATTTGCTCAGGAACTTCGCGAAATACGGACCCACCGTTTTCACGGTCGTCTGCTGCAACATGATTTCCGACAGCCACACTGCATAGGGCGCGGTGCGTTCGCCCTTCCGCGCCCGCCACGGGAGAACGCGGCGGTGCCGGTCGTACCAGGCGAGCAGGTCGGCCGGGTCGGGGGTCGCTTTCTTTCGCCGCGGGACGCGGACTGCTACGTTCATGGCCGCACGATCCTAGAACCCCGCATGATCCCGAAAAGTGGGAACCGGTTTTCGGACAAGATCATGCGTCATAGAAAGCCCCGATGAGCAAGCCTTCGAGCAGTTTTCCCCGTCCGTTGTCCGACTTCACCGCGGCGAGCCTCGGTGGCGTCCTGAAGGCACAGGGCTTTGCCTCGACCGAAATCCTCACCCGCTGGCCGGCCATCGTCGGGGCGGAAATCGCCGCCCATAGCGAGCCTATGAAGATCAATTGGCCGAAACCGAAGCAAGACACTGGCGACGTGGAGCAGGCCGAACCGGCCACTCTGGTGCTGCGGGTCGAAGGACCGATGGCGCTGGAAATCCAGCATCAGTCGTCGGTTATTCTGGAGCGGGTGAACCGGTTCTTCGGCTGGCACGCGGTCGGCCGGCTGGCGCTTCGGCAAGCGCCATTGCGTCGCAAGACGCCGAAGCCCCGGCCCAGCCCGCCGGATCCGGCCCTGACTGCGCGGCTCGCCGCTGACATGCCGGAAATCGAGGATGACGACCTGCGCAACGCGCTGGCCCGGCTGGGCACGGCTATCAAGACAAAGTGAGCCGTGCTGGCGATCGGGCCCGGCTTCGCGCCATTGCCACAATCGTCCTGTCCAGCTAGCAGAATGCCCTGCGCGGACGCCTTTTCCGCGAACAATGTAACGGAGATATCCCTTGCGCCTGACCCGACGTGAATTCTGCCAGAGCACGGCTTTCGTGGCGCTCGCGACGGCCTTGGGGATGTCCGCTCTGCCCGCCCTCACCGAACCGGCGCTGGCGCAGGCGGCGGTGTCTGAAACGGAACTGATGGCACCTACGGCTTTGCCGGACATGGCGCTCGGCGATCCGAAGGCGCCCGTCACCGTCATCGAATATGCCTCGATGACCTGCCCGCACTGTGCGACCTTCACCGAGAAAACCTTCCCCGACATCAAGAAGAAATACGTCGACACCGGCAAGGTGCGCTTCATCTTCCGCGAGTTCCCGCTCGACAACCTCGCCGCCGCCGTCTTCATGCTGGCGCGCTGCAATGCCGAGACCAATGCCGACAAGTATTTCGCCTTTATCGACACCATGTTCCGCCAGCAGCGCACCTGGGCGGTCGAAAAGCCGCTGGAGCCGCTGCTGACCATCTCCAAGCAGGCCGGTTTCACCCAGGAAACCTTCAACGCCTGCCTGTCGAACCAGAAGGTTCTGGATGGTATCGAGGCGATGCGTCAGCGCGCCGTGGACAAGTTCAAGGTCCAGTCGACCCCGTCCTTCTTCATCAACGGCAAGCTCTATACCGGCGCCCTGTCGGTGGACGAGATGTCCAAGATCATCGACCCGCTGATCAAGAGCTGAACTGGCTCAGGTTCCACCGGACCGCAATATATAGTCCGGTGGTACAAGGGTATTTTTACTGCCATCCACAGCCGAAAAGACTGGAAAACCGGGCTTTTGCGGTCCACCTCGGTTGCCTGCACGTCATCAAAATTTCATTCTTCCGCGTAATGCGGCATACGACGTATAGCGCCCGGGCGGTGGCCCCGGCACCCAGCTCTCGTTAGTCATCGGCAATCCCTGAAGGCGGCGCATGCGCCGCCCGCGGGTCGAGGTTCCTCAGTATGATTCTTACCCGTTTGCGTCTCCTCGGTTTCAAGTCCTTCGTTGAGCCGACCGATTTTGTCATCGAGCCGGGCCTGACCGGCGTGGTCGGACCGAACGGCTGCGGCAAATCGAACCTCGTCGAAGCGCTGCGTTGGGTGATGGGCGAGAACTCGTACAAGTCGATGCGTGCGTCCTCGATGGACGACGTCATCTTCTCGGGCTCGAACACGCGCCCGGCCCGCAACAACGCCGAAGTCGCGATCCTGATCGACAACAAGGAACGTTCGGCGCCGGCGCAGTTCAACGACACCGACACACTGGAAATCGCCCGCCGCATCGAGCGCGAGTCCGGTTCGGCCTATCGCATCAACGGCAAGGAAGTGCGCGCACGCGACGTGCAAATCGTGTTCGCGGACGCTTCCACCGGCGCGCGCTCGCCGGCACTCGTGCATCAGGGCCGCATTGGCGAAATCATTCAGGCCAAGCCGGAGCAGCGCCGCCGCGTGCTGGAAGAAGCCGCCGGCGTTTCCGGACTCCACGCCCGCCGTCATGAAGCCGAATTGCGCCTCAAGGCCGCCGAAGCCAACCTGCTGCGCATTGAGGACGTGATCGGCCAGCTCGCCGGCCAGATGGAAGCGCTGCGCAAGCAGGCCAAGCAGGCGATCCGCTATCGCACAGTCTCGGCGCAGGTGCGCAAGACCGAAGCCACGCTCTATCATCTGCGCTGGACCGCCGCGAATGTCGAGCAGACCGCCGCCGAGCACGCCAAGGATCTGTGCGTGCGCGAAGTCGCCGCACGCACCGAAGCGCAGGCCGAGGCCTCCGTCCGCCAGACCAATCTCGCCGCCACGTTACCGCCGCTGCGCGAAGCCGAAGCCCGCGCCGGCGCCGCGCTGCATCGCCTGAATGTCGCGATGCAGGAACTCGATCGCGAAGAGCAGCGCGCCAAGGACCGCATCTCCGAACTCGACAAGCGTCTCGTGCAGTTCGCCGCCGACGCCGAGCGCGAGCAGAAGCTGGTCGCCGACGCCGAAGCGGCGATCGCCCGCCTCGCGGCCGAAGAAGAGATGATCAAGGCCGAGGCCGCCGAGAGCGCCGGCCGCCGTTCGGGCGTCGATGCCCGGGTCGAGGAAGCCGGCAGCGCGCTCGCCGCCGCCGAGAAGGTGTTCTCCGAACTCACCGCGCGGCTCGCCGATCTCACCGCGCAGCGCAACCAACTCGAAGCCGCCATGCGCCAGCATCGCGACCGCGCCGGCAAGATCGAGGCCGAGATGGCTGAAATTACCCGCGAGATCGAGACACTGGATAGCCATAGCGGCCCTGATCTCGCCGCGCTGACGGCCGAGGTCGAGGATCTGCAGCAGGCGCTGGCCAACGCCGAAAACGCGGCCATCGACGCCGAAGCCGCGCACGCCGCCGCGCGCGCGGCGCTTGAAGCCTCGCGCAATCCGCTGACCGAGGCCGAGCGCCGCGTGCAGCGGCTGGAAACCGAGGCCAAGACCTTGTCCAAGGTGCTGGCGGTCGAGAGCAAGAATTTGTGGCCGCCGGTGATGGACAACATCATCGTCGACAAGGGCTTCGAGAAGGCGCTCGGCGCCGCGCTCGGCGACGACCTCGACGCGCCAATCGATGCGACGGCGCCGATGCGCTGGGTCGGCTCCAAGGTGGACGCCAACGATCCGTCGCTGCCCGATGGCGCGACGCCGCTGTCCGCGCATGTCCGCGCGCCCGAGGAACTGACGCGCCGCCTCAACCAGATCGGCGTCGTCGACAAGGAAGCTGGCCCGCGCCTCGCCGCTCAATTGCGGCCTGGCCAGCGTCTCGTGTCTCCCGAGGGCGATCTGTGGCGCTGGGACGGCTTTGCCGCCGCGGCCCATGCCCCAACCGGCGCCGCGCGCCGCCTCGCCGAACGCGCCCGTTTGGCGGAAATCGAGTCCGAACTTGAAGTCGCCCGGGCGGACGCCGAGGCCGCGCGAGCGGCCAACGAAGCCGCGCAAGAGGCGCTGACCGCCGCAGCCGCAGCCGAACAGGAACATCGCAACGCCGGCCGCGAGCGTCAGCGCGAGGTCAATGCCGCGCGCGACCGCCACGAAGCCGCCGAGCGCGAGGTCAACCGCAATGCCGCGCGGCTGTCGGCGCTGACCGAAGCCCGCACGCGCCTCACCTCAAATCACGACGAAGCCACCGCGGGCATGGCGGAAGCCGAGGCCGCGCTGGCTGCGCTCGCTCCGGCCGCCGACCTCGAAGCCGAGCTCGCCACGGTGCGCGACGACATCGCCGCCAAGCGGGCGCATCTCGCCGAGGTTCGCGCCGAGCAGCAGGCCATCGTCCGCGAAGCGGAAATCGCCGATCGCCGCTTGCGTCAGGTCGGCGAGGAAAAGGCCGGGTGGTTCACGCGGCAGGAAAGCGCCCGCAGCCAGACCGAAACCCTGGCCCTCCGTCATGAAGAGGCGCAGCGCGACCGCGCCGAACTCGAAAACGCGCCGCAGGTCTTCGCCGAGAAGCGCGAAGCGCTGATCAGCGAAGTGCAACTGGCCGAAGCCGACCGCCGCGAATGCGCCGACCGGCTGCAGGAAGCCGAGAACGCCCTGGCCGACGCCGATCGCGACGCCCGCGCCGCGCTGGAAGCCGCCTCCACCGCGCGCGAGGAAGCCGCCCGCGCCGAGGAACGCTTCGAGGCGTCGAAACGCCGCCTGACCGACATCGCCCGTGAAATCCACGACATGCTCGAGGTCGAGCCGCAGGCCGTCGCCGAACTCGCCGAACTCAAGGAAGGCGAAGCCCTGCCTGACCTCGCCGAAATCGAAGCCACGCTGGAGCGGCTGCGCCGCGAGCGTGAGCGTCTCGGCGCCGTCAATCTACGCGCCGAGGAAGAACTGATCGAGGTCGAGACCCAGCATACCTCGCTGACCGCCGAGCGTGACGATCTCGTCGAGGCAATCAAGAAGCTGCGTCTCGGCATCCAGAGCCTCAACCGCGAAGCGCGCGAGCGCCTGATGGCCTCGTTCCAGCAGGTCAACACGCACTTCCAGCAGCTCTTCACCAAGCTGTTCAACGGCGGCACCGCCGAACTGCAGCTCATCGAGAGCGACGATCCGCTCGAGGCCGGCCTCGAAATCCTGGCCAAGCCCCCCGGCAAGAAGCCGGCGACCTTGTCGCTGCTCTCGGGCGGCGAGCAGGCGCTGACCGCCATGGCGTTGATCTTCGCGGTGTTCCTCACCAATCCGGCGCCGATCTGCGTGCTGGACGAAGTCGACGCGCCGCTCGACGATCACAACGTCGAACGGTTCTGCGACATGCTGGACGAGATGACGCAGTCGACCGACACGCGCTTCGTCATCATCACGCACAATCCGATCACCATGGCGCGCATGAACCGGCTGTTCGGTGTCACCATGGCGGAGCGCGGCGTCTCGCAACTGGTCTCGGTCGATCTCGAAGCGGCCGTGCGATTCAGGGAAGCGGGCTGACACTTCATTGCAGATATTATTCTGCATTGATTATTTGGAAGATTGGCGGTGTCCGCCGATCTTTTGTTACAATTACCGCTTATTAAACATCTAGTTGCAGCCGTGCAAAATCGCGGTTGCAAACAAAAAACATTTGGCATTTCGCTATTTGAGCGATAGGACGCACGCGTGCGCGAATAGCAGCCGCTTATCTCAATACGACGAAGGAAAATGTAATGGCTAAAAAGTCCGCCAAGAAGGCCGCCGCAAAGAAGATCCGGCGCAGGCCATGGACCAATGAAGAATACAAGAAGCTGAAGGCACATTCGAAAGCGCGCACGCCGGTCGCCAAGATTGCCAAGGAGTTCAAGCGCACGCCTGGAGCGCTGCGTCAGCAGGCTCTCAAGCTCAACATCGGCCTGGGCCATCAGCGCTAACCGCTCGACCTGCCCGATTGCCGCATGGCCGCCATGCAGTTTCTTCGAACTGGATGGCCCGCAAAAATTCAGCCTTAGCGCGATCCTCGGCGGAACCAATCACCGGGGACGGGGTTAGTTAGCCGACTCTTAAGTCGGGCGGCTCCCCCCTTACCCCCCGAATAGCCGTCTGGCGAAAAGGCCCCGAACGCGAGTTCGGGGTCTTTTTTCTGCGATCCGGCCGGTTTACACATGGTTCCGGCCATGAGCGGCCATTTCCGGTTCCGTCATCGCGCCGACGGCTGAACCGGGTTCGACAAATCGGCGGCTCGATTTCATCAGGAGCGATCGAATGTCCACCACAGGCTGGGTCATCCTTGGCGTCGTCGTCGTGGTCGTGCTGTGGGCCATTTCCATTTACAATAGCTTGGTCGCGATGCGGCAGCGCGCCAATCAGGCCTTCGCCGACATCGACGTCCAGCTCAAGCAGCGCCACGACCTCATCCCGAACCTGGTCGAGACCGTCAAAGGCTATGCGGCGCACGAGCGCGGTACCCTGGAAGCCGTGGTCCAGGCGCGCAACGCCGCCATCGCGGCCCCTGGGGTCGAACAAAAGGTGGCCGCCGAGAACATGCTGACCGGGGCGCTGCGCCAGCTTTTCGCTCTGGCGGAGAGCTATCCGGACCTCAAGGCCAATACAAACTTCCTCCAGCTCCAGAGCGAGCTGGCCGATATCGAGAACAAGCTGGCCGCGGCGCGGCGCTTCTTCAACAATGCGGTGCAGGAATACAACACCGGGATCGAGCAGTTTCCCGCAGCACTGTTCGCCGGCATCTTCGGCTTCCACCCCCGCACCTTCTTCGATCTCGGCGACGCACGGCCGCAGCTGGAGCAGGCACCGAGCGTGAAATTCTGATGCCTTGGGGCGAGTGGTCCCCCGCATCCGTCATGTCCGGCTTTATGCCGGGCATCCACGACTTGCTTCCATAAGGCGTGGATGGCCGGGACAAGCCCGGCCATGACGTCGATAGGTGCAGCGCACGGTCATGGCCGCCGACGGTCTTTACACTCACATCCAGTCGAACCGACGGCGGTCGATCGCATTGCTCATCGGCCTGTTCGGGCTGGTCTATGTGCTGGTGTTCGCCGGCGCGCTGCTGGCCGAGGCCATGAGTGTTCCCGACGCGCCGCTCGAATACCTGGTGCAGGCGGCGGTCCACGATCTTGTGCTGGCCGCGCCAGTCGCGACCATCGGCACCATCATCTGGGTGCTGATTGCCTACAAGTTTCACCAGCGCATGATCGACGCCGTCACCGGCGCCCATCAGGTGACCCGCGCCGAGGAGCCACGGCTCTATAACCTGCTCGAGAACCTGTGCATCTCGCGCGGCATCCCGATGCCGAGCCTGCGCATCGCCGAAGACGACGCGCTCAACGCTTTCGCCACCGGCCTCAACGAGAAGCAGTATTCCATCACCGTGACGCGCGGCTTGATCGGCGCTCTCAACGACGCCGAAATGGAGGCGGTGCTCGGCCATGAGCTGACCCATATCCGCAATGGCGACGTGCGCATGCTGGTCATCGCCGTGGTCATCGCGGGCGTGATCTCGTTCTTTGGCGAGATGGTGTTCCGGCTGTTCTTTCAGAGCGCGCGGTTCGGCGGCTTCGGCGGCCGGCGCAGCGACAGCAGCGACCGCAAAGGCGGCGGCGCTGCGATCGCGATCGTTATCGCCATTGTCCTGATCGTCGTTGCCTGGGTGCTGTCGATCGTCATCCGTTTCGCGCTGTCCCGGAAGCGGGAATATCTCGCCGACGCCGGTGCCGTCGAGCTCACCAAGAACCCCGATGCCATGATCATGGCGCTGCGCAAGATCGAGAACCGCGGCGAACTGGCGACCGCCAATTCATCCGTGATGGAAATGTGTGTCGACAATCCACGCCAGGGCTTCAGCGATCTGTTCGCCACGCATCCGTCGGTTGACGCGCGTGTCGACGCCTTGGTGAAATTCGCCGGCGGTCATGATCCCGGCCCCATTGCCCTTGAGCCGCCGGCGGATCCGCAAGCACAGATCGAGGATAACGCCCCGAAAGGGCCATGGGGCGCCGATCCGCAACAGGACACCGCCACGCCGAGATCGAGCCCGCAGGGGCCTTGGGGTCCGACACCCGCCTCAGACAAACCGTTCCTGCCCGACCGCTCGCCGCTCGACGATAGCGGCGGCCCGAGCGGATCCACTCCTCGGTAGAACCTTCACTTACGAAAGTCCTGTCCATGCCATCCTCTATCCCTTGGCCTCAACCCGTTACCCTGAACGGTACCCACGCGCGCCTCGCGCCGCTGGCTCCGGAGCATCGCGACGGCCTGATCGAAGCGGTGAAGGACGGCGAATTATGGCGGCTCTGGTACACCGCTATCCCCTCACCCGAAGGCATGGAGAAGGAAATCGAGCGGCGGCTCGGCCTGCAGGCCGCCGGGTCGATGCTGCCATTCACGGTCTTCGACGGCGACGGCCGCACCGCCGGCATGACGACCTACATGAATATCGACGCCGCCAATCGCCGAGTCGAGATCGGCTCAACCTGGTACGCGAAGCGCGTGCAGCGCACGGCGCTCAACACCGAATGCAAGCTGATGCTGCTGACGCATGCCTTCGAAAAACTCGACTGTATCGCCGTCGAATTCCGCACGCACTTTTTCAATCGGGCCAGCCGCCGCGGCATCGAACGCCTCGGCGCCAAGCTCGACGGCATTCTTCGCAGCCACCAGATCGGCGCGGGCGGCGCGCTGCGCGACACCGTCGTCTACAGTATCATCGCCAGCGAGTGGCCGACGGTGAAGCAGCATCTGACGTTTTCGCTGACCCAAAAGCAGGTCTGACGGCGCCGGGTCGGCGGCCGCGTCAATGCCCCTCGAAGCCGATCAGCGTGCGCACCGGAACGCCGAGCTTGCGCAGCTTCTCGGCGCCGCCGAGTTCGGGCAGGTCGATCACAAAGCAGGCGGCCAGCACTTCGGCACCCAGTTGGCGCAGCAGCTTCACCGCCGCCTCGGCGGTGCCGCCGGTCGCGATGAGATCGTCCACCAGCACCACGCGCTCGCCCTCGACCAGAGCATCGGCATGCATCTCGATGATGTCCTCGCCGTATTCCAGCGCATAGGCGACGCTCACCGTCTTGTGCGGCAGTTTGCCCTTCTTGCGGATCGGCACGAAGCCGGCCGACACCTGATGCGCCACCGCGCCGCCGAGAATGAAGCCACGCGCTTCGATGCCGGCAACCTTGTCGATCTTGGAGCCAGCCCAGGGCTGTACCAGCTCATCGACGGCGCGGCGAAAGGCGCGCGCATTGCCGAGCAGCGTGGTGATGTCGCGAAACACGATGCCCGGTTTCGGGTAATCCGGGATCGAGCGCACGGCATCGCGGAGTTCGGATTCGACGTTCGTTACATTCATGATGATTGCTCTCACGCTCTAAGATTGCCGAGCACCCGGCCGGCGACCGCGTCGAGCATCGCAATCAGCTCGGGGTCGCGCGCATCGGAATGTGTGATTAGCGCATTGTCGAGTGCGCGGTCGGAGCCGATCGGGCACAGCTCGTGTTCGCGCGGGAAATCGCGCGCCAGCCGGGACACCAACCGCTTGGCACGGTCGGCATTGTCCAGCAGCACGTTGACGATCTGCGCCACCGTCACCGCATCATGGTCCGGATGCCAGCAGTCGAAGTCGGTGACCATGGCGACCGTGGCGTAACAAATCTCGGCTTCGCGGGCGAGCTTGGCCTCCGGCATGTTGGTCATGCCGATCACCGAATAGCCGAGCTGCTTGTAGGTCATGCTCTCGGCATAGGTGGAGAACTGCGGCCCCTCCATGCAGACATAGGTGCCGCCGAGTTTCGGCTCGATGCCTTCGGCAATGGCGGCGGCAGCGATGCGCTCGCGCAGGCGCGGCGACACCGGATGGGCCATCGAGACATGAGCGACCAGCCCCTTGCCGAAGAACGAACTCTCGCGCTTGTGGGTGCGGTCGACGAACTGATCGACCAGCACGAAAGTGCCGGGCGGCATGTCCTCGCGGAACGAGCCGCAGGCCGACAGCGACACCAGATCGGTGACGCCGACGCGCTTGAGGACGTCGATATTGGCGCGGTAGTTGATGTCCGACGGCGACAGGCGGTGGCCCTTGTCGTGGCGCGGCAGGAACACCACCGGCAGGCCGGCGATGTCGCCGATGCGCAGCGCCCCGGACGCCTCGCCCCAGGGGCTATGGACCCGTTCCTCGCGAACGTTCTCCAGGCCCGGCAGGTCGTAAATGCCGGAGCCGCCGATAATGCCGAGAACGGATTTGGCCATGAGATACCTTTGTCGCCCATTCCGTCATTCCGGGGCGCCGCCGCAGGCGGCGAGCCCGGAATCCATAATCCGAAGCGCTGCGGCGTATGGATTCCGGGCCCGCTCACTTCGTTCGCGTCCCGGAATGACAGCGTAAAATTGGGCGTCAGACTACATAAGCCGCACCAAAAACAAAGGGCCCCGAACCGGGGCCCTTCGCATCTCTAATTCGCTGGCTGCGTCCTAGTGCACCGCCGACCACACCTTCTTTTTGGTGAAGTACAGGAGGCCTGTCAGCACGAGCAGGAAGATCATGACCTGGAAACCGAGGCGCTTGCGCGCCACCAGGTGCGGCTCGGCCGCCCACATCATGAAGGCCGCGACGTCGCGCGAATACTGGTCGAGCGTCTGCGGCGCGCCGTCGTCATAGGTCACCTGGCCGTCGCTGAGCGGCTTCGGCATGGCGATGACGTGACCCGGAAAATACTTGTTGTAATTGCCGCCGGCCGGCATCGTGAAGCCCTGCGGCGCGTCCTCATAGCCCAGCATCAGGGCATGGATGTAGTCCGGCCCCTGCTCCTGGAACTGACTGAAGATGTCGATGATCCACCACGGGAAGCCGCGTTCGTAGGTACGAGCCTTTGCCAGCGTGGAGAAGTCCGGCGGCGCGACGCCGCCATTGGCGGCCGCGGCTGCCAGCGGGTTGGCAAACGGCGCCGGGAACTTGTCGGCGGGACGGCCGTCGCGCTCGATCGCCTCGCCCTTGTCGTCCAGATCCTTGATCTTGTACTCGGCGGCCAGCGCCTCGACCTGCTTCTCGGAGTAGCCGGGGCCACCCGGCTCCGCCAGATTGCGGAACGAGACGAGATTCATGGAGTGGCAGGAGGCGCAAACTTCCTTGTAGACCTTGAAACCGCGCTGCAACTGGCCCTGGTCGAACTTGCCGAACGGACCGGCGAATGACCATTTCAGCGACGGCGGATGAGCCTGCCCCTCGGCGGCTTGAGCGACGCTGGTGCCGAGAACGGCCGCGCCAAGCGAGGCGGCCAGAGCGAAAGCGGTGAAGGTACGATGCATCGTCATGTCCGTTCTCCCGCTCAGGCCTTCGCCAATACCGATTCGGAAATCGAATTTGGCAACGGCTTGGTCTTCTCGAATATCCCGAGCAGCGGGAGCACGATGACGAAGTGCGCGAAGTAGTAGAAGGTCAGGATGCGCGCGATCAGCGTATAGATGCCTTCCGCCGGCTTCGAGCCCAGCCAGCCCAGCCCGATGCACACCGCGACGAACAACCAGAAGAACTGGCGATACAGCGGGCGATAGCGCGCGGAACGGACCTTCGAAGTGTCGAGCCACGGCAGGAAGGCCAGGATCGCGATCGAGCCGAACATGGCGAGAACGCCGAGCAGCTTGTCCGGAATGGCGCGCAGGATGGCGTAGAACGGCAGGTAGTACCATTCGGGCACGATGTGCGCCGGGGTCACCGCCGGATTGGCCGGGATATAGTTGTCGGCATGGCCGAGGTAGTTCGGCGTGTAGAACACGAACCACGCGAACATGATGCAGAACACCACGACGAAGAAGCCGTCCTTCAGCGTCGCATAGGGCGTGAACGGCACCGTGTCCTTGTCCGACTTCGGCTCGATGCCGGCCGGGTTGTTCTGGCCGACAACGTGCAGCGCCCAGACATGCAGAATGACGACGCCGGCGATCACGAAGGGCAACAGGTAGTGCAGCGAATAGAAGCGATTGAGCGTCGGGTTGCCGACGGCGTAGCCGCCCCACAGCCAGGTAACGACGGTCTCGCCGACGCCGGGGATCGCCGAGAAGAAGTTGGTGATGACGGTCGCGCCCCAGAAGCTCATCTGACCCCAGGGCAGCGTGTAACCGAGGAAGCCGGTGGCCATCATCAGGAGATAGATGATGACCCCGAGGATCCACAGCACTTCGCGCGGCTCCTTGTAGGAGCCGTAATACATGCCGCGGAAGATGTGGATGTAAACGGCGATGAAGAACATCGACGCGCCGTTCGAATGCAGATAGCGCAGCAGCCATCCGTAATTGACGTCGCGCATGATCGCCTCGACCGAAATGAAGGCGAGATCGACATGGGGGGTATAGTGCATCGCCAGCACGATGCCGGTGACGATCTGCACGCCCAGCATGAACGACAGAATGGCGCCGAACGTCCACCAGTAGTTCAGGTTCTTCGGCGTCGGGTAGGCGACGAAAGAGGAATGAATGAGACCGCCAATCGGCAGCCGCTTCTCGATCCATTGCAGAAAGCCATTCTGCGGCTGGTAGGTCGAGTGTCCGCTCATGATCGAACCTTCAAGAATGCAATCGTTGCGGATCAGCCGATCCGGATGCGGGTGTCTGAAACGAACTGGTAGGGCGGCAGTTCGAGGTTTTTCGGCGCAGGGCCCTTACGGATGCGGCCAGCGGTGTCGTAGACCGAGCCATGGCAGGGGCAGAAATAGCCGCCGTACTCACCCTGATGGGCCAG
The Pseudolabrys sp. FHR47 genome window above contains:
- a CDS encoding GNAT family N-acetyltransferase, whose amino-acid sequence is MPWPQPVTLNGTHARLAPLAPEHRDGLIEAVKDGELWRLWYTAIPSPEGMEKEIERRLGLQAAGSMLPFTVFDGDGRTAGMTTYMNIDAANRRVEIGSTWYAKRVQRTALNTECKLMLLTHAFEKLDCIAVEFRTHFFNRASRRGIERLGAKLDGILRSHQIGAGGALRDTVVYSIIASEWPTVKQHLTFSLTQKQV
- a CDS encoding DsbA family protein; the encoded protein is MRLTRREFCQSTAFVALATALGMSALPALTEPALAQAAVSETELMAPTALPDMALGDPKAPVTVIEYASMTCPHCATFTEKTFPDIKKKYVDTGKVRFIFREFPLDNLAAAVFMLARCNAETNADKYFAFIDTMFRQQRTWAVEKPLEPLLTISKQAGFTQETFNACLSNQKVLDGIEAMRQRAVDKFKVQSTPSFFINGKLYTGALSVDEMSKIIDPLIKS
- a CDS encoding M48 family metallopeptidase, with translation MAADGLYTHIQSNRRRSIALLIGLFGLVYVLVFAGALLAEAMSVPDAPLEYLVQAAVHDLVLAAPVATIGTIIWVLIAYKFHQRMIDAVTGAHQVTRAEEPRLYNLLENLCISRGIPMPSLRIAEDDALNAFATGLNEKQYSITVTRGLIGALNDAEMEAVLGHELTHIRNGDVRMLVIAVVIAGVISFFGEMVFRLFFQSARFGGFGGRRSDSSDRKGGGAAIAIVIAIVLIVVAWVLSIVIRFALSRKREYLADAGAVELTKNPDAMIMALRKIENRGELATANSSVMEMCVDNPRQGFSDLFATHPSVDARVDALVKFAGGHDPGPIALEPPADPQAQIEDNAPKGPWGADPQQDTATPRSSPQGPWGPTPASDKPFLPDRSPLDDSGGPSGSTPR
- the mutY gene encoding A/G-specific adenine glycosylase encodes the protein MNVAVRVPRRKKATPDPADLLAWYDRHRRVLPWRARKGERTAPYAVWLSEIMLQQTTVKTVGPYFAKFLSKWPNVEKLAEAALDDVLRAWAGLGYYARARNLHACAIAVVERHGGVFPADLEALRALPGIGDYTAAAIGAIAFDLPAVPVDGNVERVVSRLFAVEEALPAAKPEIKRLAASLMPPARTGDFAQAMMDLGATICTPKKPACALCPFDSVCMARARGDQETFPRKAPKREGKLRRGAAFVALCEDAKGDMQVLLRQRPEKGLLGAMTEVPGSDWSHDFDVGAALDAAPKLSGKVKWRKLAGEVTHVFTHFPLALTVFVAPVPKATAAPKGARWVKVADLPGEALPNVMRKVLAHALD
- a CDS encoding DciA family protein, producing the protein MSKPSSSFPRPLSDFTAASLGGVLKAQGFASTEILTRWPAIVGAEIAAHSEPMKINWPKPKQDTGDVEQAEPATLVLRVEGPMALEIQHQSSVILERVNRFFGWHAVGRLALRQAPLRRKTPKPRPSPPDPALTARLAADMPEIEDDDLRNALARLGTAIKTK
- a CDS encoding LemA family protein, which codes for MSTTGWVILGVVVVVVLWAISIYNSLVAMRQRANQAFADIDVQLKQRHDLIPNLVETVKGYAAHERGTLEAVVQARNAAIAAPGVEQKVAAENMLTGALRQLFALAESYPDLKANTNFLQLQSELADIENKLAAARRFFNNAVQEYNTGIEQFPAALFAGIFGFHPRTFFDLGDARPQLEQAPSVKF
- the smc gene encoding chromosome segregation protein SMC, yielding MILTRLRLLGFKSFVEPTDFVIEPGLTGVVGPNGCGKSNLVEALRWVMGENSYKSMRASSMDDVIFSGSNTRPARNNAEVAILIDNKERSAPAQFNDTDTLEIARRIERESGSAYRINGKEVRARDVQIVFADASTGARSPALVHQGRIGEIIQAKPEQRRRVLEEAAGVSGLHARRHEAELRLKAAEANLLRIEDVIGQLAGQMEALRKQAKQAIRYRTVSAQVRKTEATLYHLRWTAANVEQTAAEHAKDLCVREVAARTEAQAEASVRQTNLAATLPPLREAEARAGAALHRLNVAMQELDREEQRAKDRISELDKRLVQFAADAEREQKLVADAEAAIARLAAEEEMIKAEAAESAGRRSGVDARVEEAGSALAAAEKVFSELTARLADLTAQRNQLEAAMRQHRDRAGKIEAEMAEITREIETLDSHSGPDLAALTAEVEDLQQALANAENAAIDAEAAHAAARAALEASRNPLTEAERRVQRLETEAKTLSKVLAVESKNLWPPVMDNIIVDKGFEKALGAALGDDLDAPIDATAPMRWVGSKVDANDPSLPDGATPLSAHVRAPEELTRRLNQIGVVDKEAGPRLAAQLRPGQRLVSPEGDLWRWDGFAAAAHAPTGAARRLAERARLAEIESELEVARADAEAARAANEAAQEALTAAAAAEQEHRNAGRERQREVNAARDRHEAAEREVNRNAARLSALTEARTRLTSNHDEATAGMAEAEAALAALAPAADLEAELATVRDDIAAKRAHLAEVRAEQQAIVREAEIADRRLRQVGEEKAGWFTRQESARSQTETLALRHEEAQRDRAELENAPQVFAEKREALISEVQLAEADRRECADRLQEAENALADADRDARAALEAASTAREEAARAEERFEASKRRLTDIAREIHDMLEVEPQAVAELAELKEGEALPDLAEIEATLERLRRERERLGAVNLRAEEELIEVETQHTSLTAERDDLVEAIKKLRLGIQSLNREARERLMASFQQVNTHFQQLFTKLFNGGTAELQLIESDDPLEAGLEILAKPPGKKPATLSLLSGGEQALTAMALIFAVFLTNPAPICVLDEVDAPLDDHNVERFCDMLDEMTQSTDTRFVIITHNPITMARMNRLFGVTMAERGVSQLVSVDLEAAVRFREAG